A single window of Providencia alcalifaciens DNA harbors:
- the pyk gene encoding pyruvate kinase, translated as MSRRLRRTKIVTTLGPATDRDNNLEKIINAGANVVRLNFSHGTPEDHMARANKVREIAARLGRHVAILGDLQGPKIRVSTFKDGKVFLNIGDKFTLDASLGKGEGDQHKVGIDYKGLPADVVPGDILLLDDGRVQLKVREVQGLQVFTEVTVGGQLSNNKGINKLGGGLSAEALTEKDKADIITAAKINVDFLAVSFPRSGEDLDYARRLARDAGCECQIVAKVERAEAVATDDIMDEVILASDVVMVARGDLGVEIGDPELVAVQKKLIRRSRQLNRVVITATQMMESMITNPMPTRAEVMDVANAVLDGTDAVMLSAETAAGQYPAETVAAMAQVCFGAEKMPGLNISKHRLDAEFESSEDAIAMSTMYAANHLKGVKAIIAMTESGRTARIMSRISSGLPIFAMSRHEKTLNQCSLYRGVTPVFCSTHTDGIAAASEAIARLRDNGYLMVGDTVIVTQGDQMGTIGSTNTCRILVVE; from the coding sequence ATGTCTAGACGGCTTAGAAGAACTAAAATTGTTACAACCCTTGGTCCAGCAACCGATCGTGATAATAATCTAGAAAAAATTATCAATGCTGGGGCTAACGTTGTTCGCCTTAACTTCTCTCACGGAACTCCTGAAGACCACATGGCTCGCGCAAATAAAGTGCGTGAGATTGCGGCTCGATTAGGGCGTCACGTCGCTATTCTTGGGGATCTACAAGGTCCGAAAATTCGTGTTTCTACTTTTAAAGACGGTAAAGTTTTCCTCAATATTGGTGATAAATTCACACTGGATGCCTCATTAGGTAAAGGTGAAGGCGACCAACATAAAGTGGGTATCGACTATAAAGGTCTGCCTGCTGACGTCGTACCGGGCGATATTCTCCTATTGGATGATGGTCGCGTGCAGTTAAAGGTTCGTGAAGTTCAAGGTTTACAAGTCTTCACCGAAGTGACTGTCGGTGGACAACTTTCCAACAATAAAGGCATCAATAAACTCGGTGGTGGCTTGTCCGCAGAAGCGCTAACAGAAAAAGACAAAGCCGACATTATTACCGCTGCTAAAATCAATGTGGATTTCTTAGCTGTCTCTTTCCCTCGTTCGGGGGAAGATCTGGATTATGCTCGCCGTTTAGCGCGTGATGCAGGCTGCGAATGCCAAATTGTCGCTAAAGTTGAACGCGCTGAAGCAGTCGCAACTGACGATATCATGGACGAAGTGATCCTTGCGTCTGATGTGGTGATGGTAGCCCGTGGTGACTTAGGGGTTGAGATTGGTGACCCTGAACTGGTTGCTGTGCAGAAGAAATTAATTCGTCGTTCCCGTCAATTGAACCGCGTGGTGATCACGGCAACTCAAATGATGGAATCCATGATCACCAACCCAATGCCAACCCGTGCAGAAGTGATGGACGTGGCAAACGCCGTCTTAGACGGAACCGATGCGGTGATGTTATCTGCGGAAACCGCGGCAGGACAATACCCAGCAGAAACAGTCGCCGCCATGGCGCAAGTCTGTTTTGGCGCGGAAAAAATGCCAGGTTTGAATATTTCGAAACACCGTCTAGACGCTGAATTCGAAAGTTCCGAAGATGCGATTGCAATGTCAACCATGTATGCCGCCAACCACCTCAAAGGTGTAAAAGCGATCATCGCGATGACCGAATCAGGTCGTACCGCACGTATCATGTCGCGCATTAGCTCTGGCTTGCCAATTTTTGCGATGTCTCGCCATGAAAAAACATTGAATCAATGTTCACTGTATCGTGGTGTCACCCCCGTATTTTGCAGCACGCATACTGATGGTATTGCGGCAGCAAGTGAAGCCATCGCACGTTTACGTGATAATGGCTACTTGATGGTTGGTGATACCGTTATCGTGACTCAAGGTGACCAAATGGGCACCATCGGCAGCACCAATACCTGCCGTATTTTAGTGGTTGAATGA
- a CDS encoding MurR/RpiR family transcriptional regulator has translation MNILEQMKTSLDFLSKSEKKVAEVILGMPQSAIHLSIAALAQLADVSEPTVNRFCRKMETKGFPDFKLKLAQNLANGTPYVNRHIEETDTVNTYTHKIFESAMAGLDNVKHTLDTHAINRAVDLLTQARKISFFGFGASAAVAHDAMNKFFRFNIPVIYFDDIVMQRMSCINSSEGDVIVLISHTGRTKALVDMAQLARHNDATVIAITSEGSPLAKEASLSIIIDVPEDTDMYMPMVSRMAQLAVIDVLTTGFTLRRGEKFRDNLKRVKEALRDSRFDNV, from the coding sequence ATGAATATTTTAGAACAAATGAAAACTAGCCTCGATTTTTTGAGTAAATCAGAAAAAAAAGTGGCGGAAGTCATTTTAGGTATGCCCCAAAGTGCTATTCATCTCAGTATAGCGGCGTTAGCCCAACTGGCTGACGTTAGCGAGCCTACCGTCAACCGATTTTGTCGAAAAATGGAAACCAAAGGGTTTCCTGACTTTAAATTAAAACTGGCTCAAAATCTTGCCAATGGCACGCCATACGTTAATCGCCATATTGAAGAGACTGACACCGTCAATACTTATACCCATAAGATTTTCGAGTCCGCGATGGCAGGGTTAGACAATGTCAAACATACCCTTGATACTCATGCCATTAATCGTGCTGTTGATTTACTCACTCAAGCTCGAAAAATCAGCTTTTTTGGGTTTGGTGCTTCTGCGGCAGTTGCCCACGATGCGATGAATAAATTTTTCCGTTTTAATATTCCAGTCATATACTTTGATGATATTGTCATGCAACGCATGAGCTGCATCAATAGTAGTGAGGGGGATGTGATTGTGTTGATTTCTCACACAGGACGCACAAAAGCCTTAGTCGATATGGCGCAACTCGCTCGCCATAATGATGCGACGGTCATCGCTATTACCTCAGAAGGTTCTCCTCTCGCCAAAGAAGCCAGCTTATCGATTATTATTGATGTCCCTGAAGATACGGATATGTACATGCCAATGGTCTCCAGAATGGCACAGCTTGCCGTCATTGATGTATTAACCACTGGATTTACTTTGCGTCGAGGCGAAAAATTTAGAGATAACTTGAAACGGGTCAAAGAAGCATTACGCGATTCGCGGTTTGATAATGTCTGA